Proteins from a single region of Nakamurella alba:
- a CDS encoding amidohydrolase family protein → MITTEAPCEVIDVHHHVAEIEGLVGARNTGTRAADPVDARIAYLDAHGIAGAIISPSSVGVHSTTAPRLNDQAAAYRDLAPDRFLAALGTVDPLDVDAALTEIDRAVTELDVRGFTWHHHFQGTVINDPRMEPLFARLQEHRVPAFVHILAESFLEEPWRLQVLADKFPELDIVALDGFSSGPQAGQMPELARRCPNITFDTGVCISVAHGLDRFIDAVGPERLVFGSDFYSAPRMFALPFPLYELLNLGLDTDTLTKVLGGNIRTLLRLGSYEPAVPADVG, encoded by the coding sequence GTGATCACCACCGAGGCGCCCTGCGAGGTCATCGACGTCCATCACCACGTGGCCGAGATCGAGGGTCTGGTCGGTGCTCGCAACACCGGCACCCGGGCGGCGGACCCGGTCGACGCCCGTATCGCCTACCTCGATGCGCACGGCATCGCCGGGGCGATCATCTCGCCCTCGTCGGTCGGCGTGCACAGCACCACCGCGCCCCGGCTGAACGACCAGGCGGCCGCCTACCGTGATCTCGCCCCGGACCGCTTCCTCGCCGCTCTGGGCACCGTCGACCCGCTGGACGTCGACGCCGCGCTCACCGAGATCGACCGCGCAGTCACCGAACTCGACGTCCGCGGCTTCACCTGGCATCACCACTTCCAGGGCACGGTGATCAACGACCCGCGGATGGAACCGCTGTTCGCGCGGCTGCAGGAGCACCGGGTGCCGGCCTTCGTGCACATCCTCGCCGAGTCCTTCCTGGAGGAGCCGTGGCGACTGCAGGTGCTGGCCGACAAGTTCCCGGAGCTGGACATCGTTGCGCTGGACGGCTTCTCGTCCGGGCCGCAGGCGGGTCAGATGCCGGAGCTGGCGCGCCGCTGCCCCAACATCACCTTCGACACCGGTGTGTGCATCTCCGTGGCGCACGGGCTCGACCGGTTCATCGACGCCGTCGGACCGGAGCGACTCGTCTTCGGGTCGGACTTCTACTCCGCGCCACGGATGTTCGCGCTGCCGTTCCCGCTGTACGAACTGCTCAACCTCGGGCTGGACACCGACACCCTGACGAAGGTGCTGGGCGGCAACATCCGTACCCTGCTGCGGCTGGGCTCCTACGAGCCCGCGGTACCGGCCGATGTCGGCTGA
- a CDS encoding phosphotriesterase family protein, giving the protein MSAEPAERQSTAPVPTSAVVNTVTGTVPVTELGTTLVHEHVFFGMDGVHLDARRAVDEADTCARAVDQLRRAAALGLRTMVDATPIEMYRRPLLLRRVAEAAGVQIVCATGLYTASHGVPGYFRHMATEQLRDHFAGEITDGIGHTGIRAGVLKVATSPGGIVPVEEKILTAAAGAQLATGVPIVTHTSGSSGVEQLEVLLRAGVDPGRVVVGHLDHRRTPIATFLRILRLGAYVGLDRVGRDVFLPDSFRAGLVAAMVREGFESRICLSMDSAVSYVGEDNSLVDGAAPAYTEVLDGFRSTLAQFGVGGDVVDRILTDNPRRLFTPTGAE; this is encoded by the coding sequence ATGTCGGCTGAACCGGCCGAGAGGCAGTCCACGGCACCGGTCCCGACCTCTGCCGTGGTCAACACGGTGACCGGGACGGTACCGGTCACCGAGCTCGGCACGACCCTGGTGCACGAGCACGTCTTCTTCGGGATGGACGGCGTGCACCTGGACGCGCGCCGTGCGGTCGACGAGGCCGACACCTGTGCCCGTGCGGTGGACCAGCTCCGCCGGGCGGCCGCGCTGGGGCTGCGGACGATGGTGGACGCCACGCCCATCGAGATGTACCGCCGACCGCTGCTGCTGCGCCGGGTGGCGGAGGCCGCCGGGGTCCAGATCGTCTGTGCCACCGGGCTCTACACCGCCTCGCACGGCGTGCCCGGGTACTTCCGGCACATGGCGACCGAGCAGCTCCGGGACCATTTCGCCGGCGAGATCACCGACGGCATCGGGCACACCGGGATCCGGGCCGGAGTGCTGAAGGTGGCGACCTCGCCCGGTGGGATCGTCCCGGTCGAGGAGAAGATCCTGACCGCCGCAGCCGGCGCGCAGCTCGCCACCGGCGTGCCGATCGTGACCCACACGTCCGGCTCGTCCGGGGTGGAGCAGCTCGAGGTGCTGCTGCGGGCCGGGGTCGATCCGGGCCGCGTCGTGGTCGGGCACCTGGACCACCGGCGGACTCCGATCGCGACGTTCCTCCGGATCCTGCGCCTGGGCGCCTACGTCGGTCTCGACCGGGTTGGGCGGGACGTCTTCCTGCCGGACAGCTTCCGGGCGGGCCTGGTGGCCGCCATGGTGCGTGAGGGGTTCGAGAGCCGGATCTGCCTGTCGATGGACTCGGCGGTGTCCTACGTGGGCGAGGACAACTCGCTCGTCGACGGCGCCGCGCCCGCCTACACGGAGGTGCTCGACGGCTTCCGGTCCACGCTGGCGCAGTTCGGGGTCGGTGGCGACGTCGTCGACCGGATCCTCACCGACAACCCGCGCCGGCTCTTCACCCCCACAGGTGCGGAATGA